A window of the Bacteroides thetaiotaomicron VPI-5482 genome harbors these coding sequences:
- a CDS encoding CatB-related O-acetyltransferase codes for MNTNIYPRTNDLQTVYLNAVINNPHIKVGDYTIYNDFVNDPVQFEKNNVLYHYPVNGDRLIIGKFCSIACGAKFLFNSANHTLNSLSNYPFPIFFEEWQLDKGNITSAWDNKGDIVIGNDVWIGYEAVVMAGVHIGDGAIIASRAVVTKDVPPYTIVGGTPAQEIRKRFDESTIAQLQELQWWDWPVEKISKVLLSIMHGRVDILMKF; via the coding sequence ATGAATACAAATATTTATCCGCGCACCAATGACCTTCAGACCGTCTATCTGAATGCAGTTATCAATAATCCTCATATAAAGGTTGGTGACTACACCATATACAATGATTTTGTGAATGATCCTGTTCAGTTTGAGAAGAACAATGTTTTATATCATTATCCTGTCAATGGAGACCGGCTGATCATAGGGAAATTCTGTTCGATAGCCTGTGGAGCTAAGTTTCTTTTCAACAGCGCGAATCATACGTTGAATTCTTTGTCGAATTATCCGTTTCCTATATTTTTTGAGGAGTGGCAGTTGGATAAGGGAAATATCACTTCGGCATGGGATAATAAAGGGGATATAGTGATTGGAAACGATGTATGGATTGGTTATGAGGCTGTTGTCATGGCGGGTGTACATATCGGCGACGGAGCGATTATTGCGTCGAGGGCAGTAGTCACCAAAGATGTACCTCCTTATACGATAGTAGGCGGAACGCCGGCCCAAGAAATACGAAAGCGTTTTGACGAAAGTACAATTGCACAATTGCAGGAATTGCAGTGGTGGGACTGGCCTGTTGAGAAGATATCCAAAGTTTTGCTATCTATCATGCATGGAAGAGTCGATATTCTAATGAAATTTTAA
- the cls gene encoding cardiolipin synthase gives MRWIWYCTLLAYIAFLLGLIYTIIIDYDDKNPVKTICWILVVIFLPLLGISAYYIVGRNVSKKRSKFQFWREEFNRHQQSVSTNVETEPIHPDHYKELKSLILNLEQSPVFGGNKVTVYPGGKSKFYSLFEDIDCAESHIHIFYYAIGDDHIGNELKEKIINKVKQGIKVRLLYDGLGCNKTNRKYFKQMIEAGVEVKTFLPLSFPRFLRSVNYRNHKKIVIIDGRIAYTGGINVKDVYIDGLLWGKWNDIHFKVEGSGASGLQSVFLADWYYASGQYLSSPEYYPNVEVFGEVPIQVVNAEPLGMHSNVMEAMFTAITRAKKNVYIETPYFIPTECLLQAIQTASMSGIDVRLVMPKRSDNDFVQYASNSYVEKLLRNKVRVYQYVNGFTHSKLMIVDDELVVVGSANMDIRSLELLFETNLFIYDKKVAQTVRDIYHTDMNNSKELNLRDWLQRNRSVKFREACFRLFSPVY, from the coding sequence ATGAGGTGGATATGGTATTGTACATTGTTAGCGTATATCGCATTCCTATTAGGGCTGATTTACACTATTATAATTGATTACGACGACAAAAATCCTGTGAAGACGATCTGCTGGATTCTAGTTGTTATATTCTTACCATTACTGGGTATATCTGCCTATTATATTGTAGGACGTAATGTAAGCAAAAAGCGTTCAAAATTTCAGTTTTGGAGAGAAGAATTCAACAGGCACCAACAATCCGTTTCTACCAACGTGGAAACAGAGCCAATACATCCCGATCATTATAAAGAACTAAAATCACTCATATTGAATCTGGAACAGTCACCAGTATTCGGAGGTAACAAAGTAACTGTCTATCCGGGTGGTAAAAGTAAGTTTTACAGTCTTTTCGAAGATATCGACTGTGCCGAATCGCATATTCATATCTTCTATTATGCTATTGGCGACGACCATATCGGCAACGAATTAAAAGAGAAGATTATCAATAAGGTAAAACAAGGCATCAAAGTACGACTGCTTTACGACGGACTGGGATGCAATAAAACGAACAGAAAATATTTCAAGCAAATGATAGAAGCAGGCGTGGAAGTGAAAACGTTCCTCCCGCTTAGTTTTCCCCGCTTCCTGCGAAGTGTCAATTACCGCAATCATAAAAAGATAGTCATCATCGACGGCAGAATCGCCTATACCGGTGGCATCAATGTAAAAGACGTATACATAGACGGACTTCTCTGGGGAAAATGGAATGACATACACTTCAAGGTTGAAGGTTCCGGAGCTTCGGGGCTGCAATCTGTGTTTCTGGCAGACTGGTATTATGCTTCCGGACAATATCTGTCTTCACCGGAGTATTATCCCAATGTCGAAGTCTTCGGAGAAGTACCAATTCAAGTAGTCAACGCGGAACCGTTGGGAATGCATTCCAATGTAATGGAAGCCATGTTTACAGCTATAACGCGGGCGAAAAAGAATGTATATATCGAGACTCCCTACTTCATACCGACGGAATGTCTGCTTCAGGCAATACAGACCGCATCAATGAGCGGAATAGACGTTCGCCTTGTCATGCCTAAAAGATCAGACAATGATTTTGTGCAATATGCCTCTAACTCATATGTGGAGAAACTATTAAGAAATAAAGTCAGAGTCTATCAATATGTCAATGGATTTACACATTCAAAGTTGATGATTGTCGATGATGAACTGGTGGTAGTCGGTTCAGCCAATATGGATATAAGAAGCCTTGAACTTCTTTTCGAGACCAATCTGTTCATTTACGACAAGAAAGTTGCTCAGACCGTCAGAGACATTTATCACACCGATATGAATAATAGTAAAGAACTAAATCTACGCGACTGGCTCCAACGCAACCGTTCGGTTAAATTTCGCGAAGCGTGTTTCCGGTTGTTTTCTCCGGTATATTAG
- a CDS encoding 23S rRNA (adenine(2030)-N(6))-methyltransferase RlmJ — MATYTHFGKQPDVLKHLILCEVLRNEHPQVYVETNSACAIYPMQQTSEQQYGIYYFLEKAVEEDNQVLKDSIYYKIENAEMQRGYYLGSPALAMEVLGRQAQKFLFFDIEKSALDNVERYAKQAELQTSVRLYNTDSLEGVMKLLPSLPKDSFIHIDPYEIDKKGASGLTYLDILIEATQLGMKCLLWYGFMTQHDKSHLNSYITTRLEEARIKDYICAELIMSSIRQDTVLYNPGIIGSGILGTNLSQKSNTAILDYSDILVRLYQYAKYKDHDGSLYRDIIGNPPET; from the coding sequence ATGGCAACTTATACTCATTTCGGCAAACAGCCGGATGTACTGAAACATCTGATACTTTGCGAAGTTCTTCGGAACGAGCATCCACAAGTCTATGTAGAAACAAATTCTGCCTGTGCCATCTACCCGATGCAGCAGACTTCGGAACAGCAATATGGCATTTACTATTTCTTAGAAAAAGCGGTAGAGGAAGACAATCAAGTTCTAAAAGACTCCATTTACTATAAGATAGAAAATGCAGAAATGCAGAGAGGGTACTATTTAGGTTCTCCGGCTTTAGCAATGGAGGTATTAGGAAGACAGGCACAAAAATTTCTATTCTTCGATATAGAAAAGAGTGCTTTGGACAATGTGGAACGCTATGCGAAGCAAGCGGAACTACAGACATCCGTCCGCCTATATAATACCGATTCTCTCGAAGGAGTCATGAAGTTACTGCCATCACTCCCCAAAGATTCTTTCATTCATATCGATCCTTATGAGATAGATAAGAAAGGAGCATCGGGATTAACCTATCTGGATATATTAATAGAGGCTACCCAGTTAGGAATGAAGTGTTTACTATGGTACGGCTTTATGACTCAACATGACAAAAGCCATCTGAACTCATATATCACGACCCGACTAGAAGAGGCAAGGATTAAAGACTATATTTGTGCAGAACTGATAATGAGCTCTATCAGACAAGACACCGTATTATATAATCCCGGTATCATAGGCAGTGGCATCCTGGGCACCAATTTATCACAGAAATCAAATACAGCCATTCTTGATTACAGTGATATACTGGTCCGCCTCTACCAATACGCAAAATACAAGGACCATGACGGCAGCTTATACAGAGACATTATCGGCAATCCACCGGAAACCTGA
- a CDS encoding RNA polymerase sigma factor: MKNFTFRKELVEAQDELLRFAYKLTMDIDEANDLLQETSLKALYNEDKYISDTNFRGWMYTIMRNVFINNYRKVIRNQTFVDHTDNLYHLNLPQDAGFESTENAYDLKEMHRVVNALAKEYKIPFAMHLAGFKYREIADKLHLPLGTVKSRIFFIRKKLQEELKDFR; the protein is encoded by the coding sequence ATGAAGAATTTCACCTTTAGAAAAGAATTAGTAGAAGCACAGGATGAGTTACTCCGTTTCGCTTACAAACTTACAATGGATATTGATGAAGCAAACGACTTATTGCAGGAAACGTCTTTAAAAGCATTGTACAATGAAGACAAGTATATATCTGATACGAATTTTAGAGGATGGATGTACACCATTATGCGCAATGTTTTTATCAATAACTACCGCAAAGTGATTCGCAATCAGACTTTTGTCGATCATACAGACAACCTCTACCATCTGAATTTACCACAAGATGCAGGTTTTGAAAGTACAGAAAATGCCTATGACCTCAAAGAAATGCACCGTGTAGTCAATGCTCTTGCCAAAGAATACAAAATTCCGTTCGCTATGCACCTTGCAGGATTCAAGTACCGTGAAATTGCAGATAAGCTACACTTGCCACTAGGTACTGTAAAGAGCCGTATCTTCTTCATCCGCAAAAAATTGCAGGAAGAGTTGAAAGACTTTCGCTAA
- a CDS encoding Lrp/AsnC family transcriptional regulator translates to MDTFEKLDKVDLQILRTLQENARLTTKELAARVSLSSTPVFERLKRLESGGYIKKYIAVLDAEKLNQGFVVFCSVKLRRLNRDIAAEFTRIIQDIPEVTECYNISGSYDYLLKIHAPNMKYYQEFILNVLGTIDSLGSLESTFVMAEVKHRYGIHI, encoded by the coding sequence ATGGATACTTTTGAGAAATTAGATAAAGTGGATTTGCAGATACTCCGTACTTTGCAAGAGAATGCGCGGTTGACGACCAAAGAGTTGGCTGCGCGGGTCAGTCTTTCATCGACTCCTGTTTTCGAGCGCCTTAAACGTTTGGAGAGTGGGGGATATATAAAGAAGTATATCGCTGTGCTGGATGCCGAAAAGCTGAATCAGGGTTTTGTGGTCTTTTGCAGTGTCAAGCTAAGGCGGCTGAACAGGGACATTGCGGCTGAGTTTACCCGAATCATACAGGACATTCCCGAAGTGACCGAATGTTATAATATATCGGGCAGTTACGATTACTTGCTGAAGATCCATGCTCCTAATATGAAATATTATCAGGAGTTTATTCTGAATGTATTGGGAACCATCGATAGCCTGGGTTCGCTGGAAAGTACGTTTGTGATGGCGGAAGTGAAGCACCGATATGGAATACATATTTAG
- a CDS encoding GNAT family N-acetyltransferase, with translation MNFIIEPGSLADIDELERLYDELNDHLSATINYPGWIKGIYPVRENAAAGVDDNSLFVARCDGRIAGSVILDHQPEKAYENIVWKIDADYSYIFVVRTFVVHPSFLQMGVGHALMDFSLELALKSEMKSIRLDVYEKNLPAISLYEKCGFEYIDTVDLGLGHYGLDWFKLYEKVI, from the coding sequence ATGAATTTTATAATTGAACCCGGTTCTTTGGCTGATATAGATGAATTAGAGAGGCTGTATGATGAATTGAACGATCACTTGTCAGCTACAATCAATTATCCGGGATGGATAAAGGGGATTTATCCGGTTCGTGAGAATGCGGCTGCCGGTGTGGATGATAATAGTCTGTTTGTTGCCCGATGTGACGGGAGGATTGCGGGTTCTGTCATTTTAGATCATCAGCCGGAAAAGGCTTATGAGAATATAGTATGGAAAATAGATGCGGATTATAGTTATATTTTTGTGGTACGCACTTTTGTTGTACATCCATCTTTTTTGCAAATGGGAGTTGGACATGCATTGATGGATTTTTCACTGGAGTTGGCTTTAAAATCAGAAATGAAATCTATCCGACTCGATGTATATGAGAAGAATCTTCCGGCTATTTCGTTGTACGAAAAATGTGGGTTCGAGTATATTGACACTGTGGACTTAGGACTGGGACATTATGGGCTGGATTGGTTCAAGTTGTACGAGAAGGTTATTTGA